One genomic region from Rosa rugosa chromosome 1, drRosRugo1.1, whole genome shotgun sequence encodes:
- the LOC133735270 gene encoding probable long-chain-alcohol O-fatty-acyltransferase 1, whose translation MEGELKNFIKVWITAILCLSYCHYTVSRLIPKGWLRLISLLPVFYLFISMPLNLHSFHLCALTTFFLVWLGLFKLLLFSFGLGPLSPPPPSVFHFISIACLPIKIKQKSPPKSLPNPRTTQNPKKSVNPIGQRVTKVLPNKSILLAVKALVLGVVIRTYEYKPRLHPYVILVLCCCHVYLGVEIVLFLCAAPARAIFEFELEHQFNEPYLSTSLQDFWGKRWNLMVTKILRPTVYDPIRYMCARIVGARWARLLAIMSTFVVSGLMHEVIYYYLTRVQPTWEVTRFFVLQGACMVVEVEMKKSATVTWLLHPAISGLLTLVFLAVTANWLFFPQLLRNGVDIKALGEYEIMVDFVKSNLPHYQSR comes from the coding sequence ATGGAGGGTGAGCTCAAGAACTTCATCAAGGTATGGATCACAGCCATTTTATGTCTATCTTACTGTCACTACACAGTCTCAAGATTAATCCCAAAGGGTTGGCTGAGGCTCATCTCTCTCCTTCCTGTCTTCTACCTATTCATCTCCATGCCCCTAAATCTCCATTCCTTCCATCTTTGTGCACTCACAACTTTCTTCTTAGTTTGGCTTGGCCTCTTCAAGCTCCTCCTCTTCTCCTTTGGCCTAGGCCCTTTGTCACCACCCCCACCATCAGTCTTCCATTTCATCTCCATAGCTTGCCTCCccatcaaaatcaaacaaaaatcaCCTCCAAAATCACTCCCAAATCCCAGAACCactcaaaaccccaaaaaatcTGTGAACCCAATTGGTCAACGTGTCACAAAGGTACTGCCCAATAAGTCAATTTTGTTGGCCGTTAAGGCCTTGGTATTGGGTGTGGTTATTCGTACGTACGAGTACAAACCACGTTTACACCCGTATGTGATCCTAGTCTTGTGCTGTTGCCATGTGTACTTAGGAGTAGAAATAGTCCTATTTTTGTGTGCAGCCCCAGCTCGAGCCATTTTTGAGTTCGAGCTGGAACATCAGTTCAATGAACCTTACCTCTCCACTTCGCTTCAAGACTTTTGGGGCAAGCGATGGAATTTAATGGTCACGAAAATTCTACGCCCTACTGTATACGATCCCATCCGATATATGTGTGCACGTATAGTTGGGGCACGGTGGGCAAGGCTCCTGGCTATCATGTCCACCTTTGTTGTATCTGGGTTAATGCACGAGGTGATTTATTACTATCTCACGCGTGTGCAGCCCACGTGGGAAGTAACGCGGTTTTTTGTTTTACAAGGGGCATGCATGGTGGTTGAGGTGGAGATGAAGAAGTCTGCAACCGTCACATGGTTGTTGCACCCGGCGATTTCGGGGTTGTTGACATTGGTGTTCTTGGCTGTCACTGCCAACTGGCTGTTCTTTCCTCAGTTGCTGAGGAATGGTGTTGATATAAAGGCTTTAGGAGAGTATGAAATTATGGTGGATTTTGTCAAGTCTAACTTACCCCATTATCAATCTCGTTAA
- the LOC133726094 gene encoding uncharacterized protein LOC133726094, with product MRGFREALGYGDLLDLGFQGPQATWWNSETQLRLDRAVCTPTWCDIFGFARLMHLPPSDSDHVPILLQASTVPLAKRPRHHRFKFEAHWLQHGECDGVVKQAWQTDVYGHLMYQLTENIFYTRMKLDAWQKKTFKGRQMTMLGIRARLEELLDVNLTTSVLLEKKQLMEKLQTLLSQEESFWKQRAKVTWLKEGDRNTSFFHRKTANRKRKNVIHGLFDEQGDWCEDDEGVERVVTSYFTHMFTASNIDEEGMAATLEAIQPCDEVKCALFQMYPTKSPGPDGMPPLFFQHYWELIGDEVTKAVQSFLHSANKLKRILPELISPYQSAFVPERLITDNILVDNELAHFVHNKREGGDGYMTLKLDLSKAYDRMEWTFLRKVIERFGFASIWIEMVMQCVCSVRYSFLVREGFSSLLQQKQALGLLPGIAICREAPLVNHLLFADDSMLYAKASLEDCYQIQDVIETYGRASGRKKTATFQYIKENLAKKVSNWQDLEQLCTKFWWGSTLDKRKIHWKTWKALCNPKEEGGMAHFGLLLLTLLLLILGGVFSPQGMFWQIGDGAMVNIWTDSWIPGVPDFRPCGGNLAATDLNLVSDLIHHTESRNVSLINRVFLAHEVEAILSIPLSSREVTDRVIWRFTKHGKFTVKIAYRFSFSTSPSCSPFDLFVGVSFWKKLWKVVIPNSAKVHIWRVYHNILPSLERLASKRVVLESMTCPLCMMEIETTIHLCRDCSFTKQVLQTNGILAQVCYNPHFVHFDLLEWLSSCATELSLELLGILVYLLRGVWKERNSRVWENKIGTVDEVVLKAMSRLHDFRSLNVKTEHNRVSSTRTVRWTALPLGYFKVNVDGSFHQATKNGSIGFVNRDWQGTFLAGGGMSLSGLLSPEHVEALACN from the exons ATGCGAGGTTTCAGGGAAGCTTTAGGTTATGGGGATCTGcttgatttagggtttcagggacCTCAAGCGACGTGGTGGAATTCCGAGACCCAATTGCGGTTGGATAGGGCAGTTTGCACGCCAACATGGTGTGACATCTTCGGATTTGCTCGTTTGATGCATCTACCTCCAAGTGATTCTGATCATGTGCCAATTCTACTGCAAGCCAGTACTGTTCCTTTGGCCAAAAGACCGCGTCACCATCGCTTCAAATTTGAAGCTCATTGGCTACAACATGGTGAATGCGATGGTGTGGTGAAGCAAGCCTGGCAAACGGATGTTTATGGTCATCTTATGTATCAATTGACAGAGAATATTTTCTATACTAGAATGAAGCTGGATGCTTGGCAGAAAAAGACTTTCAAAGGTCGACAGATGACTATGTTAGGAATAAGAGCAAGGTTGGAGGAATTGCTTGATGTAAATTTAACTACTTCAGTATTGTTGGAGAAGAAGCAGTTAATGGAGAAGCTTCAAACTTTGTTGTCCCAAGAAGAGTCCTTTTGGAAGCAGAGAGCGAAAGTAACTTGGCTGAAAGAAGGGGATCGCAACACTAGCTTTTTCCACAGGAAAACAGCAAataggaaaaggaaaaatgttATACATGGTTTGTTTGATGAGCAGGGGGATTGGTGTGAGGATGATGAGGGAGTGGAACGTGTTGTGACCTCCTATTTCACTCACATGTTTACCGCATCGAACATCGATGAGGAAGGAATGGCAGCGACATTGGAAGCTATCCAGCCTTGT GATGAAGTTAAGTGTGCCTTATTCCAAATGTACCCTACTAAATCCCCAGGGCCTGATGGGATGCCCCCATTATTTTTCCAACACTATTGGGAGTTGATTGGGGATGAAGTAACTAAGGCAGTTCAGAGTTTTCTTCATTCAG CCAACAAGTTGAAACGGATTTTGCCGGAGTTGATTTCACCATATCAGAGTGCTTTTGTTCCTGAAAGGTTGATTACTGATAACATTCTTGTGGATAATGAGCTTGCTCATTTTGTTCATAATAAAAGGGAGGGTGGTGACGGTTACATGACTTTGAAATTGGACTTGAGTAAAGCTTATGATAGGATGGAATGGACTTTTCTTCGAAAAGTTATAGAGAGGTTTGGTTTTGCTTCTATTTGGATAGAGATGGTGATGCAATGTGTTTGCTCTGTTAGATATTCATTCTTAGTGAGAG AGGGATTTTCATCTTTACTTCAGCAAAAGCAAGCTTTGGGGTTATTGCCTGGGATTGCAATATGCAGGGAGGCGCCTCTAGTGAATCACCTATTATTTGCTGACGATAGCATGCTTTATGCTAAAGCTTCATTAGAGGATTGCTACCAGATACAAGATGTTATTGAAACATATGGCAGAGCCTCAG GGAGGAAGAAGACAGCTACCTTTCAGTATATCAAAGAAAATTTGGCCAAGAAGGTTTCTAATTGGCAAG ATCTTGAGCAATTATGTACAAAGTTTTGGTGGGGAAGTACGCTAGATAAAAGGAAAATTCATTGGAAGACATGGAAGGCATTGTGTaaccctaaagaggaaggaggc ATGGCTCATTTTGGACTGCTTCTTCTCACGCTTCTCCTTCTTATTCTTGGAGGAGTATTTTCTCCACAAGGGATGTTCTGGCAGATTGGTGATGGGGCAATGGTGAATATATGGACAGATTCATGGATTCCTGGAGTGCCAGATTTTCGCCCTTGTGGAGGTAATTTGGCTGCAACTGATCTCAATTTGGTGAGTGATTTGATTCATCATACAGAGAGTCGGAATGTTAGTCTAATTAATAGGGTGTTTCTGGCCCATGAGGTTGAAGCTATTTTATCTATTCCTTTATCGTCAAGGGAGGTTACTGATAGGGTGATTTGGCGTTTTACAAAGCATGGAAAATTCACGGTAAAGATTGCTTATCGGTTCTCCTTCTCTACTTCTCCTTCTTGTAGTccttttgatttgtttgttgGTGTCAGCTTTTGGAAAAAGTTATGGAAGGTAGTTATTCCTAATTCAGCTAAGGTTCACATATGGAGAGTGTATCACAATATACTCCCATCTTTGGAGAGACTTGCTTCGAAAAGGGTTGTGTTGGAGTCTATGACATGTCCTCTGTGTATGATGGAGATTGAAACAACAATTCATTTGTGTCGTGATTGCTCTTTCACAAAACAGGTGCTGCAAACAAATGGGATTTTGGCTCAGGTGTGTTATAATCCTCACtttgttcattttgatcttttgGAATGGCTTAGTTCTTGTGCTACTGAACTGTCATTAGAGTTACTAGGTATATTAGTCTACCTTCTTCGGGGGGTTTGGAAGGAAAGAAACAGTCGGGTTTGGGAGAACAAAATTGGTACTGTTGATGAAGTAGTTTTGAAGGCCATGTCTAGATTGCATGATTTTCGTTCATTGAATGTGAAAACTGAGCATAATAGGGTTAGTAGTACAAGAACGGTTCGATGGACTGCTCTCCCTTTGGGATATTTTAAAGTTAATGTTGACGGGTCTTTTCATCAAGCAACGAAGAATGGTAGCATTGGATTTGTAAACAGGGATTGGCAGGGTACTTTCTTGGCAGGAGGAGGTATGTCATTATCTGGTCTACTGTCTCCTGAACATGTGGAGGCTTTGGCATGTAATTAA